One Ostrea edulis chromosome 2, xbOstEdul1.1, whole genome shotgun sequence genomic region harbors:
- the LOC125678261 gene encoding uncharacterized protein LOC125678261, giving the protein MAISIYYPSGRKSRFITDEKEKKVCKIVFRGKYIGSGLRDFLKTSHPEELIESSVAILGDECKTLCKRNSGSVLQDKSIQNVMEFTWDKLYTELQIRAPNILKIVSAMVNDIPIQVNNKPFQLVMYTLSQILHARSQEMSLVQYLSGLVLMHGGCTLKDIERIAKFGASVHPETLRRKLNSWDEYLDEELLKYKTEWSRGGNKKYQLIGDNWDRNIIPSYRTSQDKTLSLHLFQVIGVVDRVDSLNCAFDPQLLDILELTPVDFIPSVADQDILLHELTFLVANAVIANIEQLNGAFGYIYPKHLKHKYSEFSGMKTEQYSLGLFDCNEMVTQDVIRLLKDISKKYVPIDDAGEIVEEVFFGGDRLTDERIQSAQEAMTNNENPLDKFEGFISKIEDFHRLMNFLEAIVLQTYSTQSANDRGTVYYYKNILNARNVKGKVKNSYRGYKMLYRTIFDAMCCAFFLKEFGLLNLTESIPLPDEFSKWTGEEKIQWMNNICERIVNKWFFGDSDLFEEL; this is encoded by the exons ATTAGTATTTACTATCCAAGTGGTCGCAAAAGTAGGTTCATCACCGATGAAAAGGAGAAGAAGGTCTGCAAAATTGTTTTTAGGGGAAAATACATAGGCAGTGGATTGAGGGACTTTTTAAAGACAAGTCATCCAGAAGAACTAATTGAGAGTTCTGTAGCAATTTTAG GTGATGAATGCAAAACCTTGTGCAAGAGAAATTCTGGAAGTGTGCTTCAAgacaaatcaattcaaaatgttatgGAATTCACTTGGGACAAACTGTACACAGAACTACAAATACGTGCCCCTAATATCCTGAAGATAGTATCAGCAATGGTTAATGACATTCCAATCCAAGTGAATAACAAACCATTTCAACTTGTAATGTACACTTTGTCCCAGATTCTGCATGCCAGATCTCAAGAAATGTCTTTAGTACAGTACTTGTCAGGACTAGTGTTAATGCATGGAGGATGCACCCTTAAG GATATCGAGAGGATTGCCAAATTTGGTGCTTCAGTTCACCCAGAAACATTGCGAAGAAAGCTGAATTCATGGGACGAATACTTGGACGAAGAACTACTTAAGTACAAAACAGAATGGAGTCGAGGAGGAAACAAGAAATATCAGCTAATTGGAGACAATTGGGATAGAAATATTATTCCATCTTATCGTACCTCTCAAGACAAGACATTGTCTTTGCACCTGTTTCAGGTTATTGGAGTCGTTGATAGGGTGGATTCTTTGAATTGTGCTTTTGATCCACAGCTCCTAGATATTTTAGAATTAACTCCTGTGGATTTTATTCCCTCAGTAGCTGATCAGGACATTCTTCTGCATGAGTTGACCTTTTTAGTGGCCAATGCAGTGATTGCAAATATTGAGCAGCTGAACGGAgcatttggatatatatatccaaaacaCTTGAAGCACAAGTATAGTGAATTCTCAGGAATGAAAACGGAACAA TATTCTTTGGGACTTTTTGATTGTAATGAAATGGTTACCCAAGATGTGATCAGGCTACTAAAGGACATATCAAAGAAGTATGTGCCCATTGATGATGCTGGGGAAATAGTTGAGGAAGTGTTTTTTGGAG GAGACAGATTGACTGATGAGAGAATACAGAGTGCCCAAGAAGCTATGACCAATAATGAAAATCCATTGGATAAGTTTGAAGGATTCATTTCCaaaattgaagattttcatCGGCTCATGAACTTCCTTGAG gcaATTGTGTTGCAAACATACAGCACCCAGTCAGCAAATGACAGAGGAACAGTGTATTATTATAAGAACATATTAAATGCACGCAATGTGAAGGGGAAAGTAAAGAACTCTTACAGAGGATATAAAATGCTATACCGTACTATATTTGATGCTATGTGTTGTGCATTTTTCTTGAAAGAGTTTGGACTTCTTAACTTAACAGAGAGCATACCACTGCCTGATGAATTCTCCAAATGGACAGGAGAGGAAAAAATACAGTGGATGAATAACATATGTGAACGAATTGTGAACAAGTGGTTTTTTGGAGACAGTGACTTGTTTGAAGAGTTGTGA